A region of Lycium barbarum isolate Lr01 chromosome 3, ASM1917538v2, whole genome shotgun sequence DNA encodes the following proteins:
- the LOC132633537 gene encoding auxin-binding protein ABP19a-like, which translates to MFKLLFLLAALILSSNASVQDFCVADLKGPESPAGYSCKSVTNVTVDDFVFSGLSKAGNTASIIKAAVTPAFAAQFPGLNGLGISGGRLDLAPGGVIPFHTHPGASEILLVTQGQITCGFVSSANTVYLKTLKKGDLMVLPQGLLHFQVSDAGYTSVAFIFFSSSNPGLQITDFALFANDLPTKLVGATTFLDEATIKKLKGVLGGTN; encoded by the coding sequence atgttTAAACTTCTCTTTCTCTTAGCTGCCCTCATCTTGAGCAGCAATGCTTCTGTTCAAGATTTCTGTGTAGCAGACTTAAAAGGTCCAGAATCACCTGCTGGTTATTCTTGCAAAAGTGTCACAAATGTCACAGTTGACGATTTCGTGTTTTCTGGGCTTAGTAAAGCTGGAAACACAGCAAGCATTATTAAGGCCGCAGTTACACCAGCATTTGCAGCCCAATTTCCAGGCCTTAATGGGCTTGGGATTTCTGGGGGCCGTTTGGACTTAGCACCAGGTGGTGTAATTCCATTTCACACTCACCCTGGTGCTTCTGAAATTTTACTCGTGACTCAAGGCCAAATTACTTGTGGATTTGTTTCTTCAGCAAATACTGTTTACTTAAAGACACTTAAAAAGGGTGATTTAATGGTACTTCCACAAGGATTATTGCATTTTCAAGTGAGTGATGCTGGATACACTTCTGTGGCTTTTATATTTTTTAGCAGCTCTAATCCAGGTCTTCAGATAACTGATTTTGCATTATTTGCTAATGATTTGCCAACTAAGTTGGTGGGGGCCACCACATTCCTTGATGAAGCAACAATTAAGAAACTCAAGGGTGTGCTTGGAGGCACTAACTAA